One genomic region from Amycolatopsis sp. FBCC-B4732 encodes:
- the boxB gene encoding benzoyl-CoA 2,3-epoxidase subunit BoxB, translating into MPEKIDYDAKIPNNVNLSEDRRLQRALEGWQPKFMHWWGEMGPTLETQGVYLRTAVSVGREGWAHFDHVNVPDYRWGIFLAERDPDRRIAFGEHQGEPVWQQVPGEYRADLQRLIVIQGDTEPASVEQQKLLGLTAPSLYDLRNLFQVNVEEGRHLWAMVYLLHAYFGREGRDEAEGLLLRNSGSPDAPRILGAFNEETADWLAFYMFTYFTDRDGKYQLGTLKESSFDPLSRTCEFMLKEEAHHMMVGTTGVDRVVTRSAELIREHDTLDIGPHGGIPLDLIQKYINFHYTVSLDLFGSETSTNAANYYTAGLKGRWQETRRKDDHKLTDDARRLEKPAGDGTWTSEELQAILLLNLDLRSEYVADCQTGVKRWNKILADAGIDFAFRLPHPGFNREVGINSGHHVTPGGTIVDEATWEAGKRKWLPTTEDLTFVRSLMHPVYERGKIASWVAPPRQGINGKPFDYEYVHLT; encoded by the coding sequence ATGCCCGAGAAGATCGACTACGACGCCAAGATCCCCAACAACGTCAACCTCTCCGAGGACCGGCGCCTGCAGCGCGCGCTGGAGGGCTGGCAGCCGAAGTTCATGCACTGGTGGGGCGAGATGGGCCCGACGCTGGAGACCCAGGGCGTCTACCTGCGCACCGCCGTCAGCGTCGGCCGCGAGGGCTGGGCGCACTTCGACCACGTCAACGTGCCCGACTACCGCTGGGGCATCTTCCTCGCCGAGCGCGACCCGGACCGGCGGATCGCGTTCGGGGAGCACCAGGGCGAGCCGGTCTGGCAGCAGGTGCCCGGCGAGTACCGCGCCGACCTGCAGCGGCTGATCGTCATCCAGGGCGACACCGAACCGGCGTCGGTCGAGCAGCAGAAGCTCCTCGGGCTCACCGCGCCGAGCCTCTACGACCTGCGCAACCTCTTCCAGGTCAACGTCGAAGAGGGCAGGCACCTGTGGGCGATGGTCTACCTGCTGCACGCCTACTTCGGCCGCGAAGGCCGTGACGAGGCCGAAGGGCTGCTGCTGCGCAACTCCGGCAGCCCGGACGCGCCCCGCATCCTCGGCGCGTTCAACGAGGAAACCGCCGACTGGCTGGCGTTCTACATGTTCACCTACTTCACCGACCGCGACGGGAAGTACCAGCTCGGCACGCTCAAGGAGTCCTCCTTCGACCCGCTCTCGCGCACCTGCGAGTTCATGCTGAAGGAAGAGGCGCACCACATGATGGTCGGCACCACCGGCGTCGACCGCGTGGTGACCCGCAGCGCCGAGCTGATCCGCGAGCACGACACGCTCGACATCGGCCCGCACGGCGGCATCCCGCTGGACCTGATCCAGAAGTACATCAACTTCCACTACACCGTTTCGCTCGACCTCTTCGGCAGCGAGACCTCGACGAACGCGGCGAACTACTACACCGCCGGGCTCAAGGGCCGCTGGCAGGAGACCCGCCGCAAGGACGACCACAAGCTCACCGACGACGCCCGCAGGCTGGAGAAACCCGCAGGCGACGGCACCTGGACGTCGGAGGAGCTGCAGGCGATCCTGCTGCTCAACCTCGACCTGCGCAGCGAGTACGTCGCCGACTGCCAGACCGGCGTCAAGCGCTGGAACAAGATCCTCGCGGACGCCGGGATCGACTTCGCGTTCCGCCTGCCGCACCCTGGCTTCAACCGCGAAGTCGGCATAAACTCCGGCCACCACGTCACTCCCGGCGGCACCATCGTCGACGAGGCGACCTGGGAAGCCGGCAAACGGAAGTGGCTGCCCACCACCGAGGACCTGACGTTCGTCCGCTCGCTGATGCACCCGGTGTACGAGCGGGGGAAGATCGCGAGCTGGGTCGCGCCGCCGCGGCAGGGCATCAACGGGAAGCCCTTCGACTACGAATACGTCCACCTCACGTAG
- a CDS encoding ring-cleaving dioxygenase: MSIKTSGLHHVTAIGGDPQRNADFYLRTLGLRLVKTTVNFDDPGTYHLYYGDSSGKPGSLMTFFPWPDAPSGRHGTGQATTTSFSVPEASIGWWKQHLGAQNVETGEVRNADGEETLTFRDPDGLKLALVAHPQGDPRDPWDTELVPAEHAVRGLHSVTLSVNQEDATAGMLTDGLGLSFANQESNRLRFAAGEGGPGALVDVLVTPDAPRGLVAAGTVHHVAWRAPDEETQKTWREELVEQGVHVTSILDRQYFRSIYFREPGGTLLEVATDEPGFAIDEPLLELGRALKLPPWLEPRREEIQHMLPKLNLPAENNPEL; this comes from the coding sequence ATGTCGATCAAGACGTCCGGCCTGCACCACGTGACGGCCATCGGCGGCGACCCGCAGCGCAACGCGGACTTCTACCTGCGCACCCTGGGCCTGCGGCTGGTCAAGACGACGGTCAACTTCGACGACCCGGGCACCTACCACCTCTACTACGGCGACAGCTCGGGCAAGCCCGGCTCGCTGATGACGTTCTTCCCGTGGCCCGACGCGCCGAGCGGCCGCCACGGCACCGGCCAGGCGACGACCACGTCGTTCTCCGTGCCCGAAGCCTCGATCGGCTGGTGGAAGCAGCACCTGGGCGCCCAGAACGTCGAGACCGGCGAGGTTCGCAACGCCGACGGCGAGGAGACGCTGACCTTCCGCGACCCCGACGGCCTGAAGCTCGCCCTGGTCGCGCACCCGCAGGGCGATCCGCGCGACCCGTGGGACACCGAGCTCGTCCCCGCCGAGCACGCCGTCCGCGGCCTGCACTCGGTGACGCTCTCGGTGAACCAGGAGGACGCCACCGCGGGCATGCTCACCGACGGCCTCGGGCTCAGCTTCGCCAATCAGGAAAGCAATCGCCTGCGCTTCGCCGCCGGTGAAGGCGGGCCGGGCGCGCTGGTCGACGTCCTCGTGACGCCGGACGCGCCGCGCGGGCTGGTCGCCGCGGGCACCGTCCACCACGTGGCCTGGCGCGCCCCCGACGAAGAAACCCAGAAGACCTGGCGCGAAGAGCTGGTGGAACAGGGCGTGCACGTGACGTCCATTTTGGACCGCCAGTACTTCCGCTCGATCTACTTCCGCGAACCGGGCGGGACGCTGCTGGAGGTCGCCACCGACGAGCCGGGCTTCGCGATCGACGAGCCGTTGCTGGAGCTCGGCCGCGCGCTCAAGCTGCCGCCGTGGCTGGAGCCGCGCCGCGAAGAGATCCAGCACATGCTGCCCAAGCTGAACCTCCCCGCCGAAAACAACCCGGAGCTGTGA
- a CDS encoding lipopolysaccharide assembly LapA domain-containing protein: MTHARGGAADRPTGPTHHDLPGSEVPEGALEPAELRAGDVRPGAEEVAPVRPAPSRPASPKIKRTRVSGTWVAVIAGLAVLIVLLIFILQNLDSVTVHFFGAEGSLPLAIAMLFSAIGGAALVALIGGARIMQLRKQARRR; encoded by the coding sequence ATGACGCACGCGCGCGGGGGCGCGGCCGACCGCCCCACCGGTCCCACCCACCACGACCTGCCCGGGAGCGAGGTGCCCGAAGGGGCCCTCGAGCCCGCCGAACTGCGCGCCGGCGACGTCCGGCCCGGCGCCGAGGAGGTCGCGCCGGTGCGCCCGGCGCCGTCGAGGCCCGCGAGCCCGAAGATCAAGCGCACCCGGGTCAGCGGCACCTGGGTCGCGGTGATCGCCGGCCTGGCCGTGCTGATCGTGCTGCTGATCTTCATCCTGCAGAACCTGGACTCGGTGACCGTGCACTTCTTCGGCGCCGAGGGCAGCCTGCCGCTGGCCATCGCGATGCTGTTTTCGGCCATCGGCGGCGCGGCGCTGGTCGCGCTGATCGGCGGCGCCCGGATCATGCAGCTGCGAAAGCAGGCCCGCCGCCGCTGA
- a CDS encoding MarR family winged helix-turn-helix transcriptional regulator produces MEATDDDEIVTWWGLVIEGYLATQDKLMGEIADRFGLAPASFDILLRLVRSPEHRMPMTKLATEAALSSGGFTKVADRLVAADLICRIPSPDDRRVTFASLTEHGLEVAGKAREAAADILRRIVLTPLGDDAPALAEAMRTLRAFNTDR; encoded by the coding sequence GTGGAAGCGACCGACGACGACGAGATCGTCACCTGGTGGGGCCTGGTCATCGAGGGCTACCTCGCCACGCAGGACAAGCTCATGGGCGAGATCGCCGACCGGTTCGGGCTCGCGCCGGCGTCGTTCGACATCCTGCTGCGGCTGGTCCGCTCGCCCGAGCACCGGATGCCGATGACGAAGCTGGCGACCGAAGCCGCGCTGTCCAGCGGCGGGTTCACGAAGGTGGCCGACCGCCTGGTGGCGGCGGACCTGATCTGCCGGATCCCGAGCCCGGACGACCGCCGCGTCACCTTCGCGTCCCTGACCGAGCACGGCCTCGAAGTGGCGGGCAAGGCCCGCGAGGCCGCGGCCGACATCCTGCGGCGCATCGTGCTGACCCCGCTCGGTGACGACGCCCCGGCACTCGCGGAAGCGATGCGGACACTGCGCGCGTTCAACACCGATCGTTGA
- a CDS encoding alpha/beta hydrolase — protein MTLRHKYVEGAPDAPVLLLLHGTGGDPDDLLGLARELSPRSAVLAPAGTVSEHGAARWFRRLAEGVFDHEDVVKRANELADFVLEAGAEYGFGDRRVVAVGFSNGANIAAAVVLLRPEVVREAALFASMSPVPEPPDLDLSGSRVFLANGERDPMAPLASTEELIRLLRERGADVVTQRHAGGHQITVDGVRAAAGWLER, from the coding sequence ATGACGCTGCGGCACAAGTACGTCGAAGGCGCCCCGGACGCGCCGGTGCTGCTCCTGCTGCACGGCACCGGCGGCGACCCGGACGACCTGCTCGGCCTGGCGCGCGAGCTCAGCCCGCGCTCCGCCGTGCTGGCCCCGGCCGGCACGGTGTCGGAGCACGGCGCCGCGCGCTGGTTCCGGCGGCTGGCCGAGGGCGTGTTCGACCACGAAGACGTCGTCAAGCGCGCGAATGAACTCGCCGACTTCGTGCTCGAAGCCGGGGCGGAGTACGGCTTCGGCGACCGGCGCGTGGTCGCGGTCGGCTTTTCGAACGGGGCCAACATCGCGGCGGCGGTCGTCCTGCTGCGGCCGGAAGTCGTGCGGGAGGCCGCGTTGTTCGCGTCGATGTCGCCGGTCCCGGAACCGCCGGACCTCGACCTCAGCGGCTCGCGCGTCTTCCTGGCCAACGGCGAACGCGACCCGATGGCGCCGCTGGCGTCGACCGAGGAGCTGATCCGGCTGCTGCGCGAGCGCGGTGCCGACGTCGTCACCCAGCGCCACGCCGGCGGCCACCAGATCACTGTGGACGGTGTCCGCGCGGCGGCCGGGTGGCTCGAGCGCTAG
- the boxC gene encoding 2,3-epoxybenzoyl-CoA dihydrolase: MTTTTPVTFDRRPDEYRHWRLRLDGEVAWLELDVDEQGGLVPGYELKLNSYDLGVDIELYDATQRLRFEHPEVRVVVVTSAKDKVFCAGANIRMLAASEHHWKVNFCKFTNETRNGMEDATAHSGQTYVAAVNGTCAGGGYEIALACEKILLIDDNSSTVALPEVPLLGVLPGTGGLTRVVDKRRVRKDLADVFATRPDGVKGKTAVDWRLVDELVPRQGFREAVEQRAREIARESDRTGEGGIELTPLEHRYVDIEVAKDQVTITVKGPENDPGDLHEEGANGWFLAMTRELDDAILRLRTNEVEAGTWILKTVGDPEKVLAHERAVLGAKDWLGNEITHYFKRTLKRLDVTSRTLIALIEPGSCFAGSLLELALAADRQYLLDGPPIDDEDSDERATIRLSEANFGPFPMGNGLTRLQTRFYGDEDHLAWLARERDHVLSAAEAVELGLVTDAPDDLDWEDEIRIALEGRASLSPDALTGMEANHRFVGPETIETKIFGRLAAWQNWIFTRPNASGPEGALRRYGTGQKAVFDRKRV; encoded by the coding sequence GTGACCACCACCACACCGGTGACCTTCGACCGCCGTCCGGACGAGTACCGCCACTGGCGCCTCCGCCTCGACGGGGAGGTGGCCTGGCTGGAGCTGGACGTCGACGAACAGGGCGGGCTCGTCCCGGGGTACGAGCTCAAGCTCAACTCGTACGACCTCGGCGTGGACATCGAGCTGTACGACGCCACCCAGCGGCTGCGGTTCGAGCACCCCGAGGTTCGCGTGGTGGTGGTGACGAGCGCGAAGGACAAGGTCTTCTGCGCCGGCGCGAACATCCGGATGCTCGCCGCGTCCGAGCACCACTGGAAGGTGAACTTCTGCAAGTTCACCAACGAGACCCGCAACGGCATGGAGGACGCCACCGCGCACTCCGGCCAGACGTACGTGGCCGCGGTCAACGGCACCTGCGCCGGCGGTGGCTACGAAATCGCGCTGGCCTGCGAAAAGATCCTCCTGATCGACGACAACTCCTCGACCGTCGCGCTGCCGGAGGTGCCGCTGCTCGGCGTGCTGCCCGGCACCGGCGGGCTGACCCGCGTGGTCGACAAGCGACGGGTGCGCAAGGACCTCGCCGACGTCTTCGCCACGCGCCCGGACGGCGTCAAGGGCAAGACCGCGGTCGACTGGCGGCTGGTCGACGAACTCGTGCCGCGCCAAGGGTTCCGCGAAGCCGTGGAGCAGCGGGCCCGGGAAATCGCGCGCGAATCCGACCGGACCGGCGAAGGCGGCATCGAGCTGACCCCGCTGGAACATCGCTATGTCGACATAGAAGTGGCGAAGGACCAGGTCACGATCACCGTCAAGGGCCCCGAAAACGACCCCGGTGACCTGCACGAAGAGGGCGCGAACGGCTGGTTCCTCGCCATGACCCGCGAGCTGGACGACGCCATCCTGCGGCTGCGCACCAACGAGGTCGAAGCCGGTACGTGGATCCTCAAGACCGTCGGCGACCCGGAGAAGGTGCTCGCGCACGAACGGGCCGTCCTCGGCGCGAAGGACTGGCTGGGCAACGAGATCACGCACTACTTCAAGCGCACGCTCAAGCGCCTCGACGTCACCAGCCGCACGCTGATCGCGCTGATCGAGCCCGGCAGCTGCTTCGCCGGCTCCCTGCTGGAACTCGCGCTCGCCGCCGACCGCCAGTACCTCCTCGACGGTCCGCCGATCGACGACGAAGACTCCGACGAACGCGCCACGATCAGGCTCAGCGAAGCCAACTTCGGCCCGTTCCCGATGGGCAACGGCCTGACCCGCCTGCAGACGCGCTTCTACGGCGACGAAGACCACCTCGCCTGGCTCGCGCGCGAGAGGGACCACGTGCTGAGCGCGGCCGAAGCCGTCGAGCTCGGCCTGGTCACCGACGCCCCGGACGACCTCGACTGGGAGGACGAGATCCGGATCGCGCTCGAAGGCCGGGCGTCGCTGTCCCCGGACGCCCTCACCGGGATGGAGGCCAACCACCGGTTCGTCGGTCCCGAGACCATCGAGACCAAGATCTTCGGCCGGCTGGCGGCTTGGCAGAACTGGATTTTCACCCGGCCGAACGCATCCGGGCCCGAAGGCGCGCTGCGCCGATACGGTACGGGGCAGAAGGCCGTCTTCGACAGGAAGCGGGTCTAG
- a CDS encoding dipeptidase, which translates to MTNEALQRAGKLLDAAILADGHNDLPWELREHGGPNPVEAAASLDLTVRQPALHTDFPKLADGKLGMQFWSVYVPCEFEGHSAVTAVLEQIEVVHQLAERYPDRLRLVDTADEAEAAFADGRIASLLGAEGGHSIAESLGVLRILRRLGVRYMTLTHNFNTTWADSGTDEPAHGGLTEFGRDVVREMNKIGMMVDLSHVAPSTMRAAMEVSSVPVIFSHSSCTAVNDHPRNIPDDVLAKLPGNGGVAMVTFVPAFISPKVAAWDQELKAAMEAAGREYRNLTQRGEFVKEWDGPAKPKATVDDVVAHVEHAREVAGVDHIGLGGDYDGVGSLPEGLEDTSKYPVLFAALLERGWSEEDCVKLAGKNTLRVLREVDGFAR; encoded by the coding sequence ATGACTAACGAGGCACTACAGCGTGCCGGCAAACTGCTGGACGCGGCCATCCTCGCCGACGGGCACAACGACCTGCCGTGGGAGCTGCGTGAGCACGGCGGGCCGAACCCGGTCGAGGCGGCCGCGTCGCTCGACCTGACCGTCCGGCAGCCGGCCCTGCACACCGACTTCCCGAAGCTCGCCGACGGGAAGCTCGGGATGCAGTTCTGGTCGGTCTACGTGCCGTGCGAGTTCGAAGGCCACAGTGCCGTGACCGCCGTCCTCGAGCAGATCGAGGTCGTGCACCAGCTCGCCGAGCGCTACCCCGACCGGCTCCGGCTGGTCGACACCGCGGACGAAGCCGAAGCCGCGTTCGCCGACGGCCGGATCGCGTCGCTGCTCGGCGCCGAGGGCGGGCACAGCATCGCCGAGTCGCTCGGCGTGCTGCGCATCCTGCGCCGGCTTGGCGTCCGCTACATGACGCTGACGCACAACTTCAACACCACCTGGGCCGACTCGGGCACCGACGAACCGGCCCACGGCGGCCTCACCGAGTTCGGCCGCGACGTCGTGCGCGAGATGAACAAGATCGGGATGATGGTCGACCTCTCCCACGTCGCGCCGTCGACGATGCGGGCGGCGATGGAGGTCAGCTCGGTCCCGGTGATCTTCAGCCACTCCTCGTGCACCGCGGTCAACGACCACCCGCGCAACATCCCCGACGACGTCCTGGCGAAGCTGCCCGGCAACGGCGGCGTCGCGATGGTCACCTTCGTGCCGGCGTTCATCTCGCCGAAGGTCGCCGCGTGGGACCAGGAGCTGAAGGCCGCGATGGAAGCCGCGGGCCGGGAGTACCGGAACCTGACCCAGCGCGGCGAGTTCGTGAAGGAGTGGGACGGCCCGGCCAAGCCGAAGGCCACCGTCGACGACGTCGTCGCGCACGTCGAGCACGCCCGCGAGGTGGCCGGCGTCGACCACATCGGCCTCGGCGGCGACTACGACGGCGTCGGCTCGCTGCCGGAGGGGCTGGAGGACACGTCCAAGTACCCGGTGTTGTTCGCCGCGCTGCTCGAGCGGGGGTGGAGTGAAGAAGACTGCGTGAAACTGGCCGGCAAGAACACCCTCCGCGTCCTGCGCGAGGTGGACGGCTTCGCCCGTTAG
- a CDS encoding VOC family protein, translating into MLTESTITTMLPVTDSERAGHFYADSLGLKQLGKGEDGTLYFEAGAGSIGLRAMPAGAQSENTALSFEVADLEGEIETLESRGVRFQDFELEGLKTVAHIAELGTERAAWFNDSEGNVLCLHQVLG; encoded by the coding sequence ATGCTGACCGAATCGACGATCACGACGATGCTCCCGGTGACCGACAGCGAACGCGCCGGCCACTTCTACGCGGACTCCCTGGGCTTGAAGCAGCTGGGGAAGGGCGAAGACGGAACGCTGTACTTCGAGGCGGGCGCGGGCTCGATCGGCCTCCGCGCCATGCCGGCGGGTGCGCAGAGCGAGAACACGGCGCTGAGCTTCGAAGTCGCCGACCTCGAAGGCGAGATCGAGACCCTGGAGAGCCGCGGCGTGCGCTTCCAGGACTTCGAGCTGGAGGGCCTGAAGACCGTGGCCCACATCGCGGAGCTGGGCACCGAGCGGGCCGCGTGGTTCAACGACTCCGAGGGCAACGTGCTGTGCCTGCACCAGGTTCTAGGCTAG
- a CDS encoding amidohydrolase family protein, producing the protein MIDGYFVVDAHVHTPRLPTLKPAWLQWAHDFAGSYPWRSVYDAEGTVIPAAMDELMDSEGVDRVLLFCEYSPRATGIQPIEDNLPLVEHNPARFRLVANVNPYLHHPAVAEVERQLDLGAVALKIHPVHGAFSPADKELYPVYQRCAERGVPVIFHSGTSSFPGSRASFGNPELLSDVVEDFPSLQFVFAHGGRGWWYDVAAFLALARDNVWLDLAGLPPKKLTEYYQRFDFTRLAGKFVFGTDWPGVPSVAKNVRTLIGLGLPEDVLTGVLSGNAVKLMPGLA; encoded by the coding sequence GTGATCGACGGGTACTTCGTGGTGGACGCGCACGTCCACACGCCGCGGCTGCCGACGCTGAAACCCGCCTGGCTGCAGTGGGCGCACGACTTCGCGGGCTCGTACCCGTGGCGGTCGGTGTACGACGCCGAAGGGACGGTGATCCCGGCGGCGATGGACGAATTGATGGACTCCGAAGGCGTCGACCGGGTGCTGCTGTTCTGCGAGTACAGCCCACGCGCGACCGGGATTCAGCCCATCGAGGACAACCTGCCGCTGGTCGAGCACAACCCGGCCCGGTTCCGGCTGGTGGCCAACGTCAACCCGTACCTGCACCACCCCGCGGTGGCCGAGGTCGAGCGGCAGCTGGACCTGGGCGCGGTGGCGCTGAAGATCCACCCGGTGCACGGCGCGTTTTCGCCGGCGGATAAGGAGCTGTACCCGGTTTACCAGCGGTGCGCCGAGCGCGGGGTGCCGGTGATCTTCCACTCCGGGACGTCGAGCTTCCCGGGTTCCCGCGCCAGTTTCGGGAACCCGGAGCTGCTGTCCGATGTGGTCGAGGACTTCCCTTCGCTGCAGTTCGTCTTCGCCCACGGCGGCCGCGGGTGGTGGTACGACGTGGCCGCGTTCCTGGCGCTGGCCCGCGACAACGTCTGGCTCGACCTCGCCGGGCTACCGCCGAAGAAGCTGACGGAGTACTACCAGCGCTTCGACTTCACGCGGCTGGCCGGGAAGTTCGTCTTCGGGACGGACTGGCCCGGCGTGCCGTCGGTGGCGAAGAACGTGCGCACGCTGATCGGGCTCGGTCTTCCGGAGGACGTGCTGACCGGGGTCCTGTCGGGCAACGCGGTCAAGCTGATGCCGGGCCTAGCCTAG
- a CDS encoding benzoate-CoA ligase family protein yields the protein MATAFNAAEYLLHAGHPDATAVVSPRRSLTYAELAAESRRVAAGLVGLGVRPEERVMFCMVDDVELLTGILGAMLAGAVAVPVSTMVTGLELGKVLADSRARVLGVSGEFAEQAATALGFAPEVTDVLLDRSDADGFGVRTHEWSSLGGTFRSGRTWEDSPALWLYTSGTTGQPKGAMHRHASIRAVCETYARSVLATTPADRFLSVPKLFFAYGLGNSCFFPLGAGGTVLLEPSRPTPALFARRAREEQPSLFFAVPTFYAALLAGDVPDDSFASVRHAVSAGEPLPASLFERFRARFGLEILDGIGSTEALHIFLSNRPGSVRPGSTGVAVPGYSVQIRDEAGAVVDGHGQPGELFVAGPSTATGYWARYDATKLVFQGEWLRTGDSYVRNEDGTYTCLGRFGDMLKAGGIWVSPSEVEERLRQHPAVAEVAVVAAPDADGLDKPVACVVAAPGFAVDQAELIDFCREGLAAFKRPRGVVELAELPKTATGKIRRNVIREQVRDVLRVVPSP from the coding sequence GTGGCGACAGCGTTCAACGCCGCGGAGTACCTGCTCCACGCCGGGCACCCGGACGCGACCGCGGTGGTGTCACCCCGCCGTTCGCTGACCTACGCCGAGCTGGCGGCGGAGTCCCGCCGGGTCGCCGCCGGGCTCGTCGGGCTCGGCGTGCGGCCCGAAGAGCGGGTCATGTTCTGCATGGTCGACGACGTCGAGCTGCTGACCGGCATCCTCGGCGCGATGCTGGCCGGCGCGGTCGCCGTGCCGGTGTCGACGATGGTCACCGGGCTCGAGCTGGGCAAGGTGCTGGCCGACTCGCGGGCGCGCGTGCTGGGCGTGTCCGGCGAGTTCGCCGAGCAGGCCGCCACCGCGCTCGGCTTCGCCCCCGAGGTCACCGACGTGCTGCTCGACCGGTCCGACGCCGACGGGTTCGGCGTCCGGACGCACGAGTGGTCGTCGCTGGGCGGGACGTTCCGAAGTGGACGGACGTGGGAAGACTCGCCCGCGTTGTGGCTGTACACGTCGGGGACGACGGGGCAGCCGAAGGGCGCGATGCACCGGCACGCGAGCATCCGCGCGGTCTGCGAGACCTACGCGCGTTCGGTGCTGGCGACCACGCCGGCGGACCGGTTCCTGTCCGTGCCGAAGCTCTTCTTCGCCTACGGGCTGGGGAATTCCTGCTTCTTCCCGCTCGGCGCGGGCGGCACGGTGTTGCTCGAGCCTTCCCGGCCGACGCCCGCGTTGTTCGCCCGGCGCGCTCGCGAGGAGCAGCCGTCGCTCTTCTTCGCCGTGCCGACGTTCTACGCGGCCCTGCTCGCCGGCGACGTCCCGGACGACTCGTTCGCTTCGGTGCGGCACGCGGTTTCGGCCGGGGAACCGCTGCCCGCGTCGCTGTTCGAACGCTTCCGCGCGCGCTTCGGGCTGGAGATCCTCGACGGCATCGGGTCGACCGAGGCTCTGCACATCTTCCTGTCGAACCGGCCTGGCTCGGTGCGGCCGGGCAGCACCGGCGTCGCCGTACCCGGGTACTCCGTGCAGATCCGCGACGAAGCGGGCGCGGTGGTCGACGGGCACGGGCAGCCGGGCGAACTGTTCGTCGCCGGGCCGTCGACGGCGACCGGGTACTGGGCCCGCTACGACGCGACGAAGCTCGTCTTCCAGGGCGAATGGCTGCGGACCGGCGACAGCTACGTCCGCAACGAGGACGGCACGTACACCTGCCTCGGCCGGTTCGGGGACATGCTGAAGGCGGGCGGGATCTGGGTGTCACCGTCCGAAGTGGAGGAACGGCTGCGGCAGCACCCGGCGGTGGCGGAGGTCGCCGTCGTCGCCGCGCCGGACGCCGACGGCCTCGACAAGCCGGTCGCGTGCGTGGTGGCCGCGCCCGGCTTCGCGGTGGACCAGGCGGAACTGATCGACTTCTGCCGCGAGGGGCTCGCGGCGTTCAAGCGGCCGCGCGGGGTGGTCGAGCTGGCCGAACTGCCGAAGACGGCGACCGGAAAGATCCGCCGCAACGTGATCCGCGAGCAGGTCCGCGACGTCCTGCGGGTGGTGCCCAGTCCGTGA